TGCTCCCAGGGGTGCGAGTGCCTCGGGGTCTGCCCGTTGGGCTCGAGCGTGAAGCGGCGGAGGGCGAAGGTGGGGGCGCCCTCCGCAGGGCCGAGCAGCCACTGCACCTGGACGCCCTGCGCCCCGATCTCGCAGACCTGACCGGGGGGCACGTCAGCGGCGTGAACGCAACGCATGGGA
The genomic region above belongs to bacterium and contains:
- a CDS encoding cupin domain-containing protein yields the protein MRCVHAADVPPGQVCEIGAQGVQVQWLLGPAEGAPTFALRRFTLEPNGQTPRHSHPWEHEVYVLQGGGAVVTEQGETPVRPDCAVLVLPDEIHCFRAGAEGLQFLCLVPLGEATQGH